From the genome of Xylocopilactobacillus apis:
AATGAAGTTACGACTATGGCAAGTGAGATGCTGAAGAAACCAATTCATATCATTGTTAAGACTACTGATGAGTATGCCAGTGATCCAACGATTATCGAAGAAGAAGTTAAAGAAGTTAAAAAAAGCATTCCACGGCCTGATAGTCATTTAAATGGCAAGTACACTTTTGATTCTTTCGTTACTGGTAAGGGAAATGAGATGGCTCATGCGGCAGCTTTAGTTGTCGCAGAAAATCCTGGTGCAACTTACAATCCACTATTAATCTATGGAGGCGGTGGATTGGGGAAAACTCATTTGATGGAAGCAATCGGTCATTATGTTTTAGATAATGATTCTGAGAAAGTTGTCAAATACGTTACCAGCGAGAACTTCACGAACGACTTTATTAATTCCATTCGAAGCAACCGCCAGGAAGAATTCAGGCAAGCCTACCGCAACGTAGATGTCCTGTTGGTCGATGATATTCAGTTCCTTGCAGAAAAAGAAGGGACCCAAGAAGAGTTTTTCCACACCTTCAATACTCTTTACAACGATCAAAAGCAGATCGTTCTAACGTCTGACCGCCTGCCAAATGAAATTGCGAAGCTCTCTGATCGTTTAGTTTCCCGCTTCAAATGGGGATTATCAGTCGACGTTGCACCGCCGGATCTTGAAACGAGAATTGCGATCCTCCAAAGTAAAGCAAAAGCTGAAGGTTTAGAAATTTCTGATGAAACCATTGCCTACATCGCTAAGCAGGTAAGCTCTAACGTGCGTGAACTTGAAGGAACTTTAGTCAGAGTTCAGGCGTACAGCGCAATTAAACGCCAGGACATCACGACTGAACTTGCGATGCAGGCTCTTGATGGACTGAAGATTAATCAGCGAACGGACATCACCGCCAGCAAAATCCAGCGAAAAGTTGCTGACTTTTACGAAATTACCCCAGCTGATCTGAAAGGCAAAAAACGCAGTAAGACAATTGTCGTACCTAGGCAAATTGCGATGTATCTCTGCCGCGAACTAACCACTGATTCTCTCCCAAGAATTGGTCAAGAGTTCGGGGGAAAAGATCATACAACGGTCATGCATGCAATTAATCGAATCCAAGAAGAAATGGAAGGATCGCAGCGATTGCGTGATGAAGTAAATCAGTTAAAGAACAAAATTAAGGATTAACCTGTGGATAAGTCCGAAGTTTTCCACAAGTTATCCCCCACTTATCCACAAGCAGAATGTTGATAAATCAAAAACGAAGTGATTTTTTCACCGAATTCACAGGCCCTACTATTACTTCTAACAAAATCAATAAACCTTATTTATAAAAAGAGGAACCAATGAAATTCAAAATAAAAAGGAATTTACTACTTAAACATATCAATCGTGCGAACAAAGGAATTGCTTCAAAGTCCCCTCAATACATCTTAAGAGGACTCTATATTGAAGTATTGGACGATCGAATTCGCTTAACAGGTTCTAATCAATCTTTAAGAATTGAAACTGAAATTTTAGCTGAAAATAACGATGATCTTCAGATTGAATCTGTGGGAACATCGGTTGTTGATGCTAAAATCGTTACCGATATTATCAGAAGAATGTCAAATGAAAATGTTACTTTTGAATTAATCGATCAAAAAACTGTGCATATCTTTGACGAAGATACTGAATTTAAAGTTCAGCTTAGTTTTGAAAATGATTATCCGATTGTGCAAAAGGGCGGCTTCGAGAATGATTTCTCAATGTCAGCCGAAGTTTTCAGTGATGTATTGCGTGATGTTCTTTTTGCAATTTCAAAATTGGAGATTCAAGTTGTAATGACCGGGGTTAATCTGCGTTTTGAAAGAGGTAAAATCTACTTTATTGCAACTGATTCACATCGTTTAAGTCAAAGAGTTATTGACGCGCCTGAAGTTAACAGCAGTTTTTCAGTAATTATTCCAGGTTCTAACCTAAATGTTTTACTGAATCTGTTAGAAGATGAAACTGAAGTTAAGATGTCAGTTAATGATAGTTTGGCACTCTTCTCTTTTGCAGATTACAGCTTCTACTCAAGACTGATCAATGAGAAATATCCTGACACTGATGCTGTTTTTCCAAAAGAATTCAACACAGTTGTTAAAGCTGATACGCATGAATGGTTTCAGGCGGTGGAAAGAGCAGCGATCATCAGTAGCGGAAATTCATCAAATATGATAACCTTTTCTATTGACGAAGATAATAAAAAGATCGTCTTAAGCGGGGTTTCTGACAAAGAAGACTCTTATAAAGAAGAGCTGCCTTTTAGCGAACTCACAGGAGACAATCTTTCGGTCCATTTCAATGCAAACTTTATGCTTGACGCTCTAAGAGCTTATGGTGAAGGTGAAACGACGTTCCGCTTCACCACTAACCGCGGGGCGTTAACCTTGGAAAATGAAAACTTTGAAGATAGTTTCATGCAGTTAGTGACACCGATCATCACTTATGATTGATGTTTTATCTTCGGGATGTGGCTCAGTTTGGTAGAGCACCACGTTCGGGACGTGGGGGTCACAGGTTCAAATCCTGCCATCCCGATTATGAAGTCACCTTATTGGTGGCTTTTTTGTTTAAGTAAGAATGTTTATTTGTGGATAACTTTTTTCACGCAAATTATAAAAAAATTGATGTTAGTGATAGAATTTTTAATAGAATCAAGATTGAAATATTAACTAAGAAA
Proteins encoded in this window:
- the dnaA gene encoding chromosomal replication initiator protein DnaA, whose protein sequence is MSEITDFWSAVSNEFNDSMTKASFDTWIGTTHPVEYKGNQLYLEVPSQLHKGYWENNLINEVTTMASEMLKKPIHIIVKTTDEYASDPTIIEEEVKEVKKSIPRPDSHLNGKYTFDSFVTGKGNEMAHAAALVVAENPGATYNPLLIYGGGGLGKTHLMEAIGHYVLDNDSEKVVKYVTSENFTNDFINSIRSNRQEEFRQAYRNVDVLLVDDIQFLAEKEGTQEEFFHTFNTLYNDQKQIVLTSDRLPNEIAKLSDRLVSRFKWGLSVDVAPPDLETRIAILQSKAKAEGLEISDETIAYIAKQVSSNVRELEGTLVRVQAYSAIKRQDITTELAMQALDGLKINQRTDITASKIQRKVADFYEITPADLKGKKRSKTIVVPRQIAMYLCRELTTDSLPRIGQEFGGKDHTTVMHAINRIQEEMEGSQRLRDEVNQLKNKIKD
- the dnaN gene encoding DNA polymerase III subunit beta; amino-acid sequence: MKFKIKRNLLLKHINRANKGIASKSPQYILRGLYIEVLDDRIRLTGSNQSLRIETEILAENNDDLQIESVGTSVVDAKIVTDIIRRMSNENVTFELIDQKTVHIFDEDTEFKVQLSFENDYPIVQKGGFENDFSMSAEVFSDVLRDVLFAISKLEIQVVMTGVNLRFERGKIYFIATDSHRLSQRVIDAPEVNSSFSVIIPGSNLNVLLNLLEDETEVKMSVNDSLALFSFADYSFYSRLINEKYPDTDAVFPKEFNTVVKADTHEWFQAVERAAIISSGNSSNMITFSIDEDNKKIVLSGVSDKEDSYKEELPFSELTGDNLSVHFNANFMLDALRAYGEGETTFRFTTNRGALTLENENFEDSFMQLVTPIITYD